The sequence below is a genomic window from Sandaracinaceae bacterium.
CTCTAGCGCGCGAGAATCGCGGAGAGCCGCCGACAACGGGCAGGCATGACTCCGCGCAAGCACGCTCAGCGTCTCCCTCCCACGTCCCAGAAGCCGAGGACCAAGGCGGACGGGGTCTCCCCGCCCCGGCGATCACGGGGGGACGCCATCGAGAAGGCTACTCCCGCAGCGCTCCCCGAGGACGAGGCCACCGTCGCGACGCTCGTGCGTAACGTCGGAGCCATGATCGACGTGGCGCGTCGACAGGTTGCGGTCACGACGAACGCGACCCTGACAGGACTCTACTGGCAGATCGGTCGGCGTGTACGCACTGAGGTGCTCGACGAACGCCGCGCGGCGTACGGGGAGGTGATTGTCTCCGCAGTGGGGAGACAATTGGAGGCGGACTACGGGCGCGGCTTCGGCGAGAAGAGCCTGCGACACATGATCCGTTTCGCGCAGGCTTTCCCGGACGCGGAGATTGTCTCCGCACTGCGGAGACAATCGTCGTGGACGCATTTCAAGCAGCTCAGCTACATCGACGATGAGCTGAAGCGCACCTTCTACGCCGAGATGTGCCGGGTCGAGGGGTGGTCCACACGCGCCCTCACCGAGCGCATCGACGGCATGCTCTTCGAACGCACCGCTCTGTCGAAGAAGCCGGACGCGCTCGTCCGCAAGGAGCTGGCCGCCCTTCAGGACAAGAGCGAGCTCTCCCCCGCGCTCGTATTCCGCGATCCGTACGTGCTCGACTTCCTCGAACTTGCCGACGCGTACAGCGAGAAGGACCCTCGAGACCGCGATCCTCCGAGAGATGGAGCATTTCCTCCTCGAGCTTCGGCACGGGCTTCGCGTTCGTTGCTAGGCAGAAGCGCATCACGCTCGATGGCGACGACTACTACCTCGACCTCTTGTTCTTTCATCGACGGATGCGGCGCCTCGTAGCCGTCGAGCTCAAGATCGGTGACTTCAAACCCGCAGACTCCGGTCAGATGCAGCTGTACCTGAGCTGGCTCGATCGCCACGAGCGCCAGCCTTCCGAGCAGCCCCCGCTCGGAATCATCCTTTGCGCAGGCAAGAAGCGCGAAACAGTCGAGTATCTGGATCTCGACGCACGGGGCATCCACGTCGCTGAGTACGTGACCGAGCTGCCTCCTCGCAAAGTGCTCGAGGAACGTCTGCACCGCGCGATCGAAGCCGCTCGGAACCGGGTTGTACCGGGCAGAGACAGATGACCAACCAGGGGTCCTTGATGTAGGAATGGGGCATGTCTGGATGGAGCCGCATCAGCGGCCGTGAAGCCGAAACCCTCGAGCGGGAGCTGCTGCGCGAGCTTCCGACTGGGCACGTCCTGACGATGCTGCCAGTCCGAGCGTTCGCGCGCCGGCTCGACCGCGACGACGTCGCCTTCGAGCTCAAGGACGGCCGACGCTGCGTGGTGCACCTCACGTGGCGTGTCGGAGCCGATCCAGATTGACCCCACTGGGCCTTCGTGAACGAGCTTCCTGAGGAGGATGCCGGCCACGATTAGACATATCAGCGGCCCCCAGCGAGAGTCGCTGGCGGGCCGCTACTTTCTTTGAATTCACCTCGGCACGACGTCGCGCTGGGGTCACTCACTGCGGGGACCTCGAAAAAAACCACCGCCCATGTCGGCAGCGGCTAGCCTCGTTCGTCCTCGCTACACCCCCCGGACGAAGGGAGCCCCTGACCGATGCTTTACGCCCTGCTTTGCTACAATTCCGAAGACGTCGTCTGTGCCTGGACCAAGGAGGAGGACGACGCCGTGATGGCGCGCCTCGGGGTGGTGCACGAGCGCTGGGAGCGGGCCGGGAAGCTGAAGCCGGCCATCCGCCTGCTGCCGACCACGGCGGCCACCACGCTGCGCAAGGCCGATGGCCTGGTGCTGGACGGGCCGTATGCCGAGACCAAGGAGCAGCTGCTGGGGTTCTACATCGTGGACGTCGAGTCTCTGGAAGAGGGGCTGCAGTTCGCGCGCGAGCTGACCGAGGCCAACCCGGGCGGCGCCTACGAGCTACGCCCAGTGGGGCTCTACCTGCCGGGCGCGCCCATCACGGGCACGCAAGGCTCCGGAGCCTGACGTGAGCGACCTCGGGTACATGCAGGGCGCCCTCGGTGCCGCGCGCCCGCGCGCCGTGGCGGCGCTGCTGCGCTACTTCCGCAACCTCGACCTCGCGGAAGAGGCCTACCAGGAGGCGTGCCTGCGGGCGCTCAAGGTGTGGCCCGAGAACGGCCCCCCCGCGTGACCCGGCCAGCTGGCTCATCATGGTGGGCCGCAACGCCGCGCTCGACAGCGTGCGCCGCAGCGCCAAGCAGACGCCGCTCTGCGAGGCCCCGCCCGAGCGCGTGCACGGCCTGCCCACAGACACCGAAGCCGAGCTGGTGGAGCGCCTGGACGACAGCCACTACCGCGACGACGTGCTGCGGCTGCTGTTCATCTGCTGTCACCCGGAGCTGCCGTCCACGCAGCAGATCGCGCTCGCGCTGCGCATCGTGTCGGGGCTGAGCGTGCCGCAGATCGCGCGCGCCTTCGTGGTGACCGAGGCCGCCATGGAGCAGCGCATCACGCGGGCCAAGGGCAAGGTGGCCGCCGCGGGCGTGCCCTTCGGCAACCCCACGCCGGCCGAGCGCGCCGAGCGCCTGGGGGCCGTGGCCGCCATGCTGCAGCTGGTGTTCAACGAGGGCTACAGCGCGGCCGCCGAGCCCGAGCGCGCGCCCCTGGCGGACGAGGCCATCCGGCTCATGCGCCTCTTGCTGCGCATGTTCCCGGCCGAGCCCGAGCTCATGGGGCTCTTGGCGCTCATGCTGCTGCAGCACTCTCGGGCGAAGGCGCGCTTCAGCGCCGCGGGCGAGCCCATCCTGCTGGACGACCAGGACCGCTCGCGCTGGGATGCACGCCTCATCCACGAGGGCCTCGCGCTCATCGACAAGGCCATGCGCCACCGCGCGCCCGGTGCTTACCAGGTTCAGGCCGCCATCGCCGCGCTGCACGCGCGCGCCAGCACGCCGGCCGACACCGACTGGGCGCAGATCGACCTCTTGTACGGCACGCTCGAGCGCCTGACGCCTTCGCCCGTGGTCACGCTCAACCGCGCGGTGGCCGTGTCCAAGGTGCGTGGCCCCGAGCCCGCCCTCGCCATGCTGGAGCCACTGGGCGAGCGGCTGGCCGGCTACTTCCACTTCCACGGCCTGCGCGGCGGTCTGCTCTTGCAGCTGGGCCGCCCGCAGGAAGCCCGCGCGGCGTTCGACCGCGCCATCGCCCTCGCCACCACGGCCGCCGAGGCAGCGCACATCCGCATGCACCTCGACCGCCTGCGCTGACCCTCTGACCCCGAGCCCCGAGAACTGGAGAATCCGTCATGTCCCGCAAGATCTTCGTCAACCTGCCCGTCAGAGACCTGCCTGCTTCGCGTGGGTTCTATGCCGCGCTGGGCTTCACGTTCAACGAGCACTTCTGCGACGACACCGCTGCATGCGTGGTCATCTCCGAAGACATCTTCGCCATGCTGCTCACCCACGAGAAGTTCACGTCGTTCACCGAGCGCGCCATCCTGGATCCCCAAAAGCAGATCGAGGTGCTGAACTGCCTCTCCTGCGACAGCAAGGAAGAGGTGGACCGCGTGGCCGGCGCCGCCCTGACCCACGGCGGCAAGGAGCCGCGCCCCACCACCGACATGGGCTTCATGTACTACCGCACGGTCGAAGACCTGGACGGACACACCTGGGAGTTCATGTGGATGGACCCAGCCGCCATCCCGGGCTGAGCTCCCGCCACCACCCTTCCCGCTCACCACATCACCGAGAGACACCGTCATGACCACCGAGATCACTCCCATGGACGAGCGCGAGCTCGTGCTCACCCGCCTCGTCGACGTGCCCGCCGAGAAGCTCTACCGCTGCTGGACCGAGCCCGCCCTGCTCACGCAGTGGTTCGCGCCGCTGCCATGGACCACCCCGCACGCCGAGCTGGACGTGCGCGCCGGCGGCGCCAACCGCATCACCATGCGCAGCCCCGAGGGCGAGGACATGCCGAACGAGGGCATCTACCTCGAGGTGGTGCCCAACGAGAAGCTGGTGATCACCGACGCGTTCCGCGCGGGCTGGATGCCCACCGCCGCCGCGTTCATGGTGATCGTGCTGACGTTCACGCCGGAGGACGGCAAGACGCGCTACATCGCACGCGCCCGCCACTGGACCAAGGAGGCCGCCGAGCAGCACGCCGCAGATGGGCTTCCACACGGGCTGGGGCATCTGCGCCGACCAGCTGGTCGCGCTGGCCAAGACGCTCTGAAGCAAGAAGGGACACCGCCATGCTCGACACGCCCGTCATCCTCGAGACCACCCCGCTGATCACCGCGTGCGTGCACGTCACCGTGGCGCGCGACCAGATCCAGCACGTCATGGGCCCCGCCATCAGCGAGGTCTACGGCGCCATCATGGCGCAGCAGCGCACACCCACGGGGCCGTGGTTCACGCACCACCACCGCATCGAGCCCACGCTCTTCGAGTTCGACGCGTGCGTGCCCATCGACCAGCCCATCACGCCGGTGGGGCGCGTGTTCGCTAGCGAGTGGCCGGCCACGCGCGTGGCGCGCGTGATCTACAGCGGCCCGTATGAAGGGCTCGGCGAAGCCTGGCCCGAGTTCAAGGCCTGGCTCGAGCGCGAGGGCCACACGGGCCGCAGCGACCTGTACGAGCGCTACCTGGTGGGCCCCGAGAGCACGCAGGACCCGGCGGAGTACCGCACGGAGCTGATCCAGCCGCTCGCGTGACGCGAGGGCTGTCCGCGAACGATGGAAGCGGGTATCCAAGCCACATGACCAAAGAGACCGGTGGCGATGACGAGAGCAAGCGGGACGGATCAGGTGGAGCACCTCCTTCCGTATCCAGCGATGACGCCAAGGAGCATGCGCTGCTTCACGAGCTCGACCGGGCGCTCGCGAGCGGCCGTGCTCAGCCTGGTGTGTTCGAGCGTCTGACGGCCAAGACGCGCTGAGCTGCGGCAACTGGGTTCGGCGCCCAACGCTTGCGGTGCCGCCCGTTGCCGGGGTAGGGATCATGGATGACCCGCGCCGCGTTCCTGGTTGTGCCCGCGCTCGCTGTGCATGCGCTGTGCTTCGTGATTGGCTGCGGTGGAGGCGGCGACGGAACGCCGGACGATGCGGGTCCGAATGCGGACGGTG
It includes:
- a CDS encoding GyrI-like domain-containing protein; the protein is MLDTPVILETTPLITACVHVTVARDQIQHVMGPAISEVYGAIMAQQRTPTGPWFTHHHRIEPTLFEFDACVPIDQPITPVGRVFASEWPATRVARVIYSGPYEGLGEAWPEFKAWLEREGHTGRSDLYERYLVGPESTQDPAEYRTELIQPLA
- a CDS encoding YciI family protein, with translation MLYALLCYNSEDVVCAWTKEEDDAVMARLGVVHERWERAGKLKPAIRLLPTTAATTLRKADGLVLDGPYAETKEQLLGFYIVDVESLEEGLQFARELTEANPGGAYELRPVGLYLPGAPITGTQGSGA